From the unidentified bacterial endosymbiont genome, one window contains:
- the pyrG gene encoding glutamine hydrolyzing CTP synthase: protein MTTNYIFVTGGVVSSLGKGIAAASLAAILEARGLNVTMMKLDPYINVDPGTMSPIQHGEVFVTEDGAETDLDLGHYERFIRTKMTRRNNFTTGRIYSDVLRKERRGDYLGATVQVIPHITNAIKERIIAGGEGHDVVLVEIGGTVGDIESLPFLEAIRQLAVDIGREHALFMHLTLVPYMAAAGEVKTKPTQHSVKELLSIGIQPDILVCRSDRAVPANERAKIALFCNVPEKAVISMKDVDSIYKIPGLLKSQGLDDYICKRFSLNCPDANLSEWEQVIYEEANPAGEVTIGMVGKYIELPDAYKSVIEALKHGGLKNRVSVNIKLIDSQDVETRGVEILKDLDAILIPGGFGYRGVEGKIATARYARENNIPYLGICLGMQVALIEFARNVAGMENANSTEFVPDCKYPVVALITEWRDEEGNVEVRSEKSDLGGTMRLGAQACQLSDDSVVRKLYGEPTITERHRHRYEVNNMLLKPIEAAGLRIAGRSGDDQLVEIIEVPNHPWFVACQFHPEFTSTPRDGHPLFAGFVKAASDYQKRQAK from the coding sequence ATGACAACGAACTATATTTTTGTGACCGGCGGGGTCGTATCCTCTCTGGGTAAAGGCATTGCCGCAGCCTCCCTCGCAGCCATACTTGAAGCCCGTGGCCTCAATGTGACCATGATGAAACTGGATCCGTACATCAACGTTGATCCGGGCACCATGAGCCCAATCCAACACGGGGAAGTGTTCGTTACTGAAGACGGCGCTGAAACCGATCTGGATCTTGGCCACTACGAGCGTTTCATTCGTACCAAAATGACCCGTCGCAATAACTTCACGACAGGCCGTATTTACTCCGACGTTTTGCGTAAAGAGCGCCGTGGTGACTATCTCGGCGCAACCGTTCAGGTTATCCCACACATCACTAACGCGATCAAAGAACGCATCATTGCGGGTGGCGAAGGCCATGACGTGGTGTTAGTCGAAATTGGCGGTACCGTAGGTGATATCGAATCCCTGCCGTTCCTGGAAGCGATTCGTCAGTTGGCGGTTGATATTGGTCGTGAACACGCGTTGTTCATGCACCTCACGCTGGTGCCTTACATGGCGGCGGCAGGTGAAGTGAAAACCAAGCCTACGCAGCACTCCGTTAAAGAGCTGCTCTCTATCGGTATCCAGCCTGATATCCTGGTCTGTCGTTCCGATCGCGCCGTTCCGGCCAATGAACGTGCGAAGATTGCATTGTTCTGTAACGTGCCTGAAAAAGCCGTTATTTCAATGAAAGACGTCGATTCAATTTATAAAATCCCGGGCCTGTTGAAATCACAGGGCCTGGACGATTATATTTGTAAACGATTCAGCCTGAACTGTCCGGATGCTAACCTGTCTGAATGGGAACAGGTTATCTATGAAGAAGCGAATCCGGCTGGTGAAGTGACTATCGGTATGGTCGGCAAATACATTGAACTGCCGGATGCCTATAAGTCGGTGATCGAAGCGCTGAAGCATGGTGGTCTGAAGAATCGCGTCTCCGTGAACATCAAGCTGATTGATTCGCAGGATGTTGAAACGCGCGGCGTAGAAATTTTGAAAGATCTTGATGCTATCCTTATCCCTGGCGGCTTCGGCTACCGTGGTGTAGAAGGCAAGATCGCTACCGCACGCTATGCGCGTGAGAACAATATACCCTACCTCGGCATCTGTCTGGGTATGCAGGTTGCGCTGATCGAATTCGCGCGCAACGTAGCGGGAATGGAAAACGCGAACTCTACGGAATTTGTGCCAGACTGTAAGTACCCTGTAGTGGCGCTTATTACGGAATGGCGCGACGAAGAAGGTAACGTCGAAGTCCGTAGTGAGAAGAGCGATTTGGGTGGCACCATGCGTCTTGGCGCGCAGGCGTGCCAGCTCTCTGACGATAGCGTGGTTCGCAAACTGTATGGCGAGCCAACCATCACTGAACGCCATCGTCACCGCTATGAAGTCAACAACATGTTGTTGAAACCTATTGAAGCTGCGGGTCTGCGTATTGCAGGCCGTTCCGGGGATGATCAGTTAGTCGAGATCATCGAGGTTCCTAACCATCCGTGGTTCGTCGCCTGCCAATTCCACCCGGAATTTACTTCAACGCCGCGTGACGGGCATCCGCTGTTTGCCGGCTTTGTGAAGGCCGCCAGCGATTACCAGAAGCGTCAGGCGAAGTAA
- the mazG gene encoding nucleoside triphosphate pyrophosphohydrolase gives MTQIDRLLGIMKRLRDPENGCPWDKEQTFSTIAPYTLEETYEVLDAISREDFDDLRGELGDLLFQVVFYAQMAQEEGRFNFEDICAVVSDKLERRHPHIFGEASAGNSNEVLTRWEQIKSAERAEKSQYSALDDIPQNLPALMRAHKIQKRCATVGFDWTSLGPVLDKVHEEIDEVMHEAQQAVVDEAKLEEEMGDLLFATVNLSRHLGVKAETALQKANIKFERRFREVERIVASRGLQMTGIDLDAMEEVWQEVKRQETDL, from the coding sequence ATGACTCAAATCGACCGCCTGCTCGGCATCATGAAACGTCTGCGTGACCCGGAAAATGGCTGCCCGTGGGACAAAGAGCAGACTTTCTCGACCATCGCCCCGTACACTCTTGAAGAGACCTATGAGGTGCTGGACGCCATCTCACGCGAGGATTTCGACGACCTGCGCGGTGAGCTGGGCGACCTGCTTTTCCAGGTCGTATTCTATGCGCAGATGGCGCAGGAAGAAGGGCGCTTTAATTTTGAGGATATCTGCGCTGTCGTCAGCGACAAGCTGGAGCGTCGCCATCCGCACATCTTTGGCGAGGCTAGCGCGGGAAACAGTAACGAAGTCTTAACCCGCTGGGAGCAGATTAAAAGCGCCGAGCGAGCCGAGAAATCACAGTACTCTGCCCTGGATGACATTCCGCAAAACCTGCCTGCGCTCATGCGCGCACATAAAATCCAGAAACGCTGCGCTACCGTGGGTTTTGACTGGACTTCGCTTGGCCCGGTGCTGGACAAAGTGCATGAAGAGATCGACGAAGTGATGCATGAAGCGCAACAGGCCGTTGTCGATGAAGCGAAGCTGGAAGAGGAGATGGGTGATCTGCTGTTCGCTACCGTCAATCTTTCGCGCCACTTAGGGGTCAAAGCGGAAACCGCATTGCAAAAAGCCAACATAAAATTTGAACGCCGTTTTCGCGAAGTTGAGCGTATCGTTGCCTCGCGTGGCCTGCAAATGACCGGTATAGACCTCGATGCAATGGAAGAGGTCTGGCAGGAAGTAAAACGCCAGGAAACTGATCTCTAA
- the relA gene encoding GTP diphosphokinase: MVAVRSAHLNKAGEFDPQKWIVSLGISSQQSCERLTETWGYCLRTTQGHPDAELLLWRGIEMVEILSMLNMDIETLQAALLFPLADADVVSEEVLRESVGNPVVALIHGVRDMAAIRQLKAAQTDSVSSEQVDNVRRMLLAMVDDFRCVVIKLAERVAHLREVKDAPEDERVLAAKECTNIYAPLANRLGIGQLKWELEDYCFRYLHPAEYKRIAKLLHERRIDREHYIDEFVGGLRQSMKEENVRAEVYGRPKHIYSIWRKMQKKHLAFDELFDVRAVRIVAERLQDCYAALGIVHTHFRHLPDEFDDYVANPKPNGYQSIHTVVLGPGGKTVEIQIRTKQMHEDAELGVAAHWKYKEGTSGGTRSGHEDRIAWLRKLIAWQEEMADSGEMLDEVRSQVFDDRVYVFTPKGDVVDLPAGSTPLDFAYHIHSDVGHRCIGAKIGGRIVPFTYQLQMGDQIEIITQKQPNPSRDWLNPNLGYVTTSRGRSKIHAWFRKQDRDKNILAGRQILDDELEHIGINLKEAEKFLLPRYNFNELDELLAAIGGGDIRLNQMVNFLQAQFNKPSAAEQDAAALKQLQQKTYAPQQRSKDNGRVVVEGVGNLMHHIARCCQPIPGDDIVGFITQGRGISIHRSDCDQLAELQSHAPERMVDAVWGESYSAGYSLVVRVTANDRSGLLRDITTILANEKVNVLGVASRSDTREQLATIDMTIEIYNLQVLGRVLGKLNQVPDVIDARRLHGG, encoded by the coding sequence ATGGTTGCGGTAAGAAGTGCACATCTCAATAAAGCTGGTGAATTTGACCCGCAGAAATGGATCGTAAGTCTGGGAATTTCCAGCCAGCAGTCGTGTGAACGCTTAACCGAAACCTGGGGCTATTGTCTGCGCACTACGCAGGGGCATCCGGATGCTGAGCTGCTGCTGTGGCGCGGCATCGAAATGGTCGAAATTTTATCCATGCTGAACATGGATATCGAAACGCTGCAAGCGGCGCTTTTATTCCCGCTCGCCGATGCCGACGTGGTGTCGGAAGAGGTGCTACGTGAAAGCGTAGGTAACCCCGTGGTGGCGCTTATCCACGGCGTGCGCGATATGGCTGCTATCCGTCAACTGAAAGCCGCGCAAACGGATTCAGTCTCCTCTGAACAAGTCGATAACGTTCGTCGGATGCTGCTGGCGATGGTAGATGATTTCCGCTGTGTGGTCATCAAGCTGGCTGAGCGCGTTGCGCACCTGCGCGAAGTCAAAGATGCGCCCGAAGACGAGCGCGTGCTGGCCGCCAAAGAGTGTACAAATATCTATGCGCCGCTGGCCAACCGCTTAGGCATTGGTCAGTTGAAATGGGAGCTGGAAGATTACTGCTTCCGCTACCTGCATCCTGCGGAATACAAGCGTATTGCCAAACTGTTGCATGAACGCCGTATCGATCGCGAGCACTATATTGATGAGTTTGTCGGCGGTTTGCGCCAGTCGATGAAAGAAGAGAACGTGCGCGCCGAAGTGTATGGCCGACCAAAACATATCTACAGCATCTGGCGCAAAATGCAGAAGAAACATCTCGCCTTCGACGAGCTGTTCGATGTGCGCGCCGTTCGTATTGTGGCCGAACGTCTGCAGGACTGCTACGCCGCTCTGGGAATAGTGCACACCCACTTCCGGCACCTGCCAGATGAATTCGATGACTATGTGGCGAACCCGAAACCTAACGGTTACCAGTCCATACATACGGTGGTGCTGGGGCCCGGCGGCAAAACGGTTGAAATTCAAATCCGTACCAAACAGATGCACGAAGATGCCGAGCTCGGCGTAGCCGCCCACTGGAAATACAAAGAAGGCACTTCAGGAGGCACGCGCTCAGGCCATGAAGACCGCATTGCCTGGCTGCGTAAGCTGATTGCTTGGCAGGAAGAGATGGCCGATTCCGGCGAAATGCTCGACGAAGTGCGCAGCCAGGTCTTCGACGACCGCGTCTATGTCTTCACTCCGAAAGGCGACGTTGTCGACCTGCCCGCAGGGTCAACGCCGCTCGACTTTGCCTACCACATCCACAGTGATGTCGGGCACCGCTGCATTGGCGCGAAGATTGGCGGGCGAATTGTTCCGTTCACCTATCAGTTGCAGATGGGAGACCAGATTGAAATCATCACTCAGAAACAGCCAAACCCAAGCCGCGACTGGCTTAACCCAAACCTGGGATACGTCACGACCAGCCGTGGACGCTCAAAAATTCACGCCTGGTTCCGTAAGCAGGATCGTGACAAGAACATCCTTGCAGGTCGGCAGATCCTGGATGACGAGCTGGAGCATATCGGCATCAATCTGAAAGAAGCAGAAAAATTCCTGCTGCCGCGTTACAACTTTAACGAGCTTGACGAGCTGTTAGCGGCCATTGGCGGAGGGGATATCCGCCTGAATCAGATGGTGAATTTCCTTCAGGCGCAGTTTAACAAGCCAAGTGCGGCAGAGCAGGACGCGGCAGCGCTGAAGCAGTTACAGCAGAAGACCTATGCGCCACAGCAGCGCAGCAAGGACAATGGTCGCGTGGTCGTCGAAGGCGTAGGCAACCTGATGCACCACATTGCCCGTTGCTGCCAGCCGATTCCGGGTGACGATATTGTCGGTTTTATTACTCAGGGGCGGGGCATCTCGATTCACCGCTCTGACTGCGACCAGCTTGCGGAACTGCAATCCCATGCGCCGGAACGCATGGTCGATGCGGTCTGGGGTGAGAGCTACTCTGCAGGGTATTCGCTGGTGGTGCGCGTGACGGCTAACGATCGCAGCGGTCTGCTGCGCGACATTACGACCATTCTTGCCAACGAGAAGGTCAACGTGCTTGGCGTGGCCAGCCGCAGCGATACCCGCGAGCAGCTCGCCACAATTGATATGACCATCGAAATCTACAACCTGCAGGTGCTGGGTCGCGTGCTTGGCAAACTCAACCAGGTGCCGGATGTGATTGACGCGCGTCGCCTGCACGGCGGTTAA